A single Lycorma delicatula isolate Av1 chromosome 12, ASM4794821v1, whole genome shotgun sequence DNA region contains:
- the LOC142333089 gene encoding uncharacterized protein LOC142333089, with translation MGKSRNGKIATGLTLAGGFFVIIAFFTPDWLVTDGKLPKPKFEKLGLWVVCFNGMTDTRHWYETEFCSCWWVFEEEFYIIHDLLLPGFFVATQFFFTLCFALLIFSTICILFYLCSSKHNDHFIKLLRILGSCVIAAAVSGTIALIIFGYNGDGRVWMPNWEHNDIGYSYALGVIGVICSYISGTLYFVEARAHKIKRRRSLRGESAYHMEQRKSSHTPI, from the exons ATGGGCAAATCACGAAATGGGAAAATTGCTACTGGCCTTACTTTAGCTGGGGGTTTCTTTGTAATTATCGCTTTTTTTACACCAGACTGGCTTGTTACGGATGGAAAACTACCgaaaccaaaatttgaaaaattag GTCTTTGGGTTGTTTGTTTTAATGGAATGACAGATACCAGACACTGGTATGAGACTGAATTTTGCAGTTGTTGGTGGGTATTTgaagaagaattttatataatacatgatCTACTTTTACCAG GTTTCTTTGTTGCTACACAGTTCTTTTTCACATTATGTTTTGCATTGTTGATATTTTCAACTATTTGCATACTGTTCTACTTGTGCAGCAGTAAACACAATGATCACTTCATTAAATTACTTAGAATACTTGGAAGTTGTGTCATTGCtgcag ctgtaTCTGGAACCATtgctttaataatatttggatACAATGGAGATGGCCGTGTGTGGATGCCTAATTGGGAACATAATGATATCGGTTACTCATATGCACTGGGTGTTATTGGTGTTATATGTTCTTATATTTCCGGTACACTGTACTTTGTGGAAGCCAGAGCACATAAAATAAAACGTAGGCGCTCATTAAGAGGTGAATCTGCATATCATATGGAACAAAGAAAGTCTTCCCATACGCCtatttaa